The Mesotoga infera nucleotide sequence AGTTTCTGGACTCCCAAACCAACCAAAGCAATTGAAACAAAAAGAACGGCCAATAAGACTCTTTTCATTTCGCCACCTCCTATTTACGCGCTCTTGCGCAGTATGAATTCCGGGGTAAAAACCCTTTTTCTAACATCTTCGCTCAATATTGTCTTGAAGGCTTCTTCCACCATGCTGCGAATCGGAATTCTTAGAGTTGTTATACCTGCAATTTCTGCCATGTACACATCGTCATATCCGATTACCTTGACGTCCTTTCCAACTTCAGCTCCTCTTTCCTCAATAGCTCTAATGACACCCATTGCCATCATGTCGTTGTAGCAAAAAAAGGCCTCGGGAAGCCTGGGCAATTCCATCACTGTTCTGCAAGAAGCCTTCCAATCAACTTCACGATACAACACTCTCTCTTCTCGTAACTCTCCAAAGCCCTTCAAAAAACCCTCCATCCTGCCTCTAGTAGTGAACTTTCTCGGATTCCCCATGATCAAAACGACATCGCTGATTCCGGCACTCCTAAGATAGGAGCCCGCCTTCGCGGCACCCGCGATCTCATCGATAGAAACCTCGGAAATCAAATCATC carries:
- a CDS encoding LacI family transcriptional regulator, yielding MKRATLRDVAQKAGTSMMTVSRVINSRDSVRDETRDKVLSAIEELGYEPHKDARILRGGKTGRIGIVVSDIRNPFYSQVVGDLEDLAEENNMAVIVSDTSKRLDQEKKALKSLLDIKVDAIVVAPEGYESSHLIDVISSGTDVVSFGVHFEDDLISEVSIDEIAGAAKAGSYLRSAGISDVVLIMGNPRKFTTRGRMEGFLKGFGELREERVLYREVDWKASCRTVMELPRLPEAFFCYNDMMAMGVIRAIEERGAEVGKDVKVIGYDDVYMAEIAGITTLRIPIRSMVEEAFKTILSEDVRKRVFTPEFILRKSA